The Glycine soja cultivar W05 chromosome 15, ASM419377v2, whole genome shotgun sequence region AAAAAGCAAATTATGTTTATTCACAGCAAAGAAATTTACGAGAATGAGTAAAATATTTGTGGCAGCCAAAAAActaatttcatattaaacacCAAATGCAGATTGAGAGGGTATTGTTATGTAATTTGTAGTGCAGGCGGTAGCATTAAGAGAAAATAGTTAATTAGCAAAGGAAAGAGAGGCCAGAATCGtattaacaaattattaaagCTCAGAAGCCAAGCGTAACAGGTAAATTTCATTGAAGTAATCCTACTAGGGATTCCTTCTTACATGTTAGAGGCTCATCACTGCTGTTGGAAACTCATTCATGTTGGCAGAGGTTAAAAATGGTTTCCATTTAAAACCTGATATACCAGAACAAGTTTCCAACCGTCACATTTATCAATAAGCCAActcattcaattaaaatatatagaaaatgtGAGAAActgtacaaaaaaaatgtaaaaaaggaatcagctttttgaaattatacACTATTTACTCCATGATATTAACATATAACACAGAAGTCACCCTCCAAAAAGAATTGAATTCATGAAATAACTTCTGAATTTTAAAAGCTCAGAAGCCAAGCGTAACAAGTAAATTTCATCGAAGAAACCCAACTAGGGATTTCTTCTTACATGTTATAGGCTCATCACTGCTGTTGGAAAATCATTCATGTTGCCAGAGATTCAAAGTGGTTTCCAACAGTTAAATTTATCAAAGAACCAACAcattcatttaaattaaaaataaaaatagcatgTGAAAAACTGAAGGACAGCATGTCGCGTAAATTCTTCTTATGTTGCACCAAACACGTTAAGCTAGCACCATCAGccgaaaacaaaataaagcaaTCACCAAAAGCTATATAGACAAGATATCTTTAACAGCAAACAATCACTCATTCCTGACAGTTTGATGCATCAAATTCTTTTGCAATTGAACTGCAACAACTCGAAAATTTTCACACACATGAAGACAACCCCAAAATAATCCACTTGGGGCACTTGATGGGGAGAAAAGGTAATCAACCCAGCACACACTacaaaatgtaaaacaaaaaggCATAGAACAATTTTTCAACATTCTTTCAGTAAGCAGAAGCAGTTGGATTTGACATCAAATATAAATGTAGCTACCGAAGAAAACGAATAATAGGAACACAATCAATTTTTTGGAATAATACAACATCAAAGTTACCTGATTTTGCACTGCCTTTGCCATCCTCCGGAACTCCTTTTTCATGACAGATTTGTGAAGCAAAACAGCAGGCTTGTTTTGCTTCTTTGTCTTGGTTGTTGCCAGCAACACAGACTGGTCTTTACCCGCAGGTTGAACAGTGACAGTTTTCTTGTTCGCCAAACCTATCATACCACCGCAAACATAAAATTAGCTTTATTCACAATGTGAAAACCTAATTCAACGCTTCAGTTTTCCACGATTAATAACACATTTGAAAATAACTTTCGCTTGGGTAAAGAGATAATTACCGGAGTACTTGAAAGTGTTGAGGTTGTAGAGATTGTTGGGCTCTCTGCTGAACTGCACGCTCTGAGTGCCCCTTCCGAACTCTTTCACCAAGAAAGAGTTGTTCTTCTTTACGACCTCCCATATGAGCTGTCCTGGTACGGTCgccatcttcttctcttcacCGGAGACGCACCGCACACAAATCTAGATTGAGATGAACGCTGAATGAATGCAGAGGAATGGTTTTCTTTATGGCACgacaatatatatgtatatggaaAACCCTAATTGCTTTGGAATAGACCCGGCTGGGGCTTTACTTGTTATTATTACTGGGCTTACAGCCCATCTAATAGAACATTCACGGAATAAAAGGGCCCGAAGCCCAAAGAACATGCCACACACAAAAGATTTCCAATGTTGAAGACAAAAAAGTAATATCCCAGTGTTAAAgtgaaattgaagagaaaaaatgcAATCGttggaaaaataattgaaataatcgccaaatttcataaaataaataggtttaattaatttttttttatctttttgagcatGTTTGTTTCCACATTGCCACACAAATTTTTCACTCTTTCCAATGAATAAAACGTCCGAAGTAACAAATTTTGATCTTTTGTGTTGTATGCTTCGAAATGATACAAATTTCATTGGaaatgtttatttaaatatgaacTATACATGTGTCAACTTgtcattttagtttctatatcTAAAATTTCTAAGTTTTAATTCTTATGcaagcaatttttttaatatatattttagtctttgtaactccattttgtgatgatgtgatggtttttcactaaaaacTAACACACATGGACTAATGTATACAAATTAGATGTATAGAAACTAAATGTACGAAAACCAAAAAGGTTCCATAGTTACTTgaactttttaataaattccCTCTTCATGAGCATTTGGAATtgcttattaaaatatattggaaaaaataaaattgtcaaatTAGCCGTTGATGGTCTTGAAGACTTTTGTTCCATTGCTATGTAACTTTAAAAAATCCCAAGTTGACACTTATTAGTTATATtaatgtttaaatatgtttttaatttttgtaaatatggtTACTTTATTTAGATGTATGTTACGTACTTACGTTATTAGTacataatgataaataaaaaattgttttttaaaatttaataaatgtgaTGGAGATATCTATGCAATGTCGCTAGCTTTACATTTTCTAAATTGTATGAGGAAACTATAAATTAATGTTATGCTTTATTATCTATGTTCTTCACGACAATAACAAGGAAGTATAATTTTTCaatactaacaaaaaaaatttaaagtaaatagtgatttttatctttaaatgtaTATAAgactaataaatttattttaagataaaaattcaaattttaatcctctaaaataaaaaaaaatatggtaaaTCTTTTTATATGTAAACTTTCTTATGTTACCATTAATGTAAGAGCTTATGTGATTcataagaacaaaaatattataaaaataattatcaacatgattactaaataaattagaaaaaaaatgtagtaaATTTCTATTGGACTAAactattaataaattttcattgGATTAATTATCAAACCTCAAATTtggaaactaaaatttgaattttttattttttgacgaTGAATTTATTGGCACTTTAGGTATTTAAAAACGAAATTGactatttatcattttctttttatgaaaataaaagaagaaaaaagttattaaccCAGCAACGGCTACATTTGGAAATTGATGTAGGGATTGTATGTTTAGACTTTCAACCTCATCAagctttctttgttttcatttataaaactCGTTGTCATTGAATGTGTAATTAATGCTTTGACTTTTACAAGCTCAACGACGAGGGGCGATGgatgaaattttgaaatataagaaGGTAttgatttttcacaaaattatagAGGATGCAAACAGTTACTATTATAAGTTTTGTTCAGGTATCTTATACATTTTACACTTACTCGTCATCTTAaagttggataaaaaaaaatgacgaaGGCAACGAatcaaagagaatgaaaagagtAAGAGTTCTCAGATAGTGAGGGAAAATATTCTCATTGTATTGAATTGAACGAATGgatacaagagagagagagtttgtCATGTATTTATAGTTGCATAATATGCATGCGTTTGAAAGCTAAGATAGAGAGACATATTCGTGATGGATTAAAAAACTTGTAACGAAAATTAGCTATGGCAAGAGCATTTACAATAAAAGTAACTTATCATATtgcttacaaaaaaatattagcgTGTCacatgtaattttaaatttctaaaaattcaagatagttatttatataaaaaattatttttcatgagtTACATAACTTAGTATTCAatataaaagagagagaaaaaaataattaaacaacttgctaataaaaaaatttgttggagaaaaaattaattgaagtcACATAAATTAAGTTGAAAACCATTAAATATGGTATAAGTGAATGGCCATTGTGTGCAGCTGATGTGAATGCCttcttgattattatattttcttttggtaaaatgaattattgatataaattattttaaaatgataacatAAACTTCTTCAAAACAAATTGGAGTAATTATTCTCAGTATAATAGGCTAAAAAACCGCCAAATGTAAcgaatctatttttttttcttacaaaagcAACAATAAGGATGGAACTTAAAGGGCATCTATCTCAACTTCACCATTAGGAAAAAACTCATGAATTTAAGAAATCTTTAATTAGCTAAAAGTGAGTTTGACATCTAAAActtcattgtaaaagttattaaaCATGACAACAACAGGATTTCTTATCTCGTTCTTTCTctctattctccattttttATCTATGTTCCTAAAATCCAACAAGATGTAAATTTGTCCTCCATCTCTACCTCGTCCTATCCCGCCCTCAACATgcttatgaaattttataacaatataatttttcataaaataaaaaatataattttaaatagtaatcgcaacatatttttagattatacatgacaacataaaattcaattcaatagTTTTATGCTTtagtatgttatatatatatatatatatatatataatgatatttttgtaaattaattattagtgagATGATTCAGTTAATAATCTCATCTTCAACCTTAAATCCGATTTTGACTGTTGGGAAAAATCTAAACTCAATTCTAATCAACCTAAATTTTTTCCATCAAAATCGGAATAAGTTTAGAACAGACCCCACTAATTCAGATCTCATCGTCATGCCTAAAAGTCATAATGGTATAGGCATAGCATTCATCCCCACCTCTGAAACCAAACTTGGCGAGGAGTTGTTGTCgactacattaattaattagatgaaggaaataaatacgaatattttttttcttcttttggtataaaagatgtatttcatttcttcatcattttAGAGGGCAAATAAATAGTCAGCGGTTCACAGTGAAGATTAAAATCATAAAGACAGATATCTTTGAATGCAGATTTGTAattgtttagaaaaaaataattaggaaactaaaattacaaacatatcagtgaaatatataattaatacacaaataatttttataataatatttaacacaaacaaataaatataataacaaatgagagttaaaaaaaatatgggatAAAGCGTGTTATGCGTTATCTTTATCGAAAAAACGTCCTCCCTATACCggtagaataaaaaattaatatgcatATATGTACTCTTCTCCCAATATGTGTTTTCCTTACTTTTTCTTAAGAAGAAGAAGCtacatgaaagaaaagaaaaaaagatatgtTCCGCAAGAATAATTACATAGGatatagtttttatctttagaaAAAtctggttgaaaaaaaaatatatgtttactttagattttaaattatagaaaaatattttccaacagTAATTAATCAAGACTCTGCTTCTTTTCATTCAACGATAGCCTGGCTAACAATTACAATTCTCCTCAGCCTGGCTAAAAGTTCATCAAACCCCTCGAGTGATGCAACTTACACACCAAGGGGGCAAGCAGGGCTTAGGACCTTTTGCACATATACAagagaaaaacaattaaaattaaaaaaatatataagaaaattatgttttgaattaatatttgtttaaaattttctaatagTAAATCATATCTCTAATTTTAtccatgaaataaataataaatatttttttaacttactatttattaaataattacttattaaagttcaaataattatgtaaaaatattgATCCATCCTTTGATATGAAACCATAAATTACAAGTAGCTTTAAAATATGGCCGAGTATAACGTGGGGGAAAATGAGATCAGAAGTTAAATTCAAACCTATGAAAACTATATGCAGATTCATAAGTACTTATAATAATATGCTCTGATTAGAATTGAAATTTCACTTACATTAATGAAATATAACCCTAAATCTCTAATGCTCATTGAAGATCAACACCAAAAACACTTAAGGACTTGCATCCAAATTTTGACTTTGTCAAACTGACCCAGCAACCCAACATATGTGTTGCATAAATGATATTGAAACTTGTGGATAGCAGAGTGGTCCAGTATTAAACACAGCATCAGCAATGTATATGGTCCACAAGAGCTCACTTTGAGAGTTCATTTAAGATGATCACACATCAAGCAGACAGACACAACTTGATCGACCAATAATAAGACAACTAGTTCAAATTGAAATTAGTTATGGTGCATCCGATGCTTTCTTTTAGGCTGATTCCCAAAATATTCCATATCTAGAATGAACACAAACAAATCCTAGATTTTCTGGTAGAAATCCACTGAAAGAAACTAAATTTGTAGTGGAAAAACAATGGCCAAGTTGGAAacttaagaataaaatataacaaacatgcattataggtttttttttcctttgaaccTTGTCGAACCTCCATTGAAAaggtatattaaaatttaaaagtctaCAATTTGTGTATAGTGCAGTTCTGGATCTCAACCCAAATTCAACGAAACCTCACTCCATCCACTACCAAAAGTATTTAATTAAGCAACTTGTCGTCAAGTAGGGCACTaccatacatacatacatacagcTATAGATACTCGAAAAagctattattaaaaaaagcatATGACAAACTGCGCGTgtaaaatacacatatatagattaaataaattagaatCTCCAAGCCATGGCAACACTTCCTCTACGTGATGAGACTGAAAACAATCTCACTACAACAACATTCATATACCCCCCATACCCTGCCCTAAAATATGACTTGCTTTCCATTTCTCTTCCATCATTGATATAGCTGAAGAACACCAACCACAATTCACAAATATAAAAATCCAAAACAGGAGAAACTTTACCTAATGATCCTATAGCAGTGGCCTTCTGGTTTGTGATCCTCCATAATAGTACGACATATGTCTAAATATACAGATCAGAGTAATCATATTCATTAATTTGTCATTACTGAAAGCTTGACCCAGGAGTGAAAATAGCAAGGTGAGACCAACCACTAGTACCATTCCAACAGCTTGAATCACCATTTTGCAAACTCAGAAAATTCTCTGCGTTCCCATTGCTTTGCATCTCCAACCCGGGATTCCGACCCGAACCCGGATCCGCAACCGGACCCGAACTAACATTCTCCCCAAACTCTTCCATTTGCACAGTTTTCAGATTAGACCCACTTGAATTCAGACCCTCCAAGAGGTTCCCCAGGCCCAAAT contains the following coding sequences:
- the LOC114388683 gene encoding 60S ribosomal protein L28-2-like, coding for MATVPGQLIWEVVKKNNSFLVKEFGRGTQSVQFSREPNNLYNLNTFKYSGLANKKTVTVQPAGKDQSVLLATTKTKKQNKPAVLLHKSVMKKEFRRMAKAVQNQVADNYYRPDLKKAALARLSAVNRSLRVAKSGVKKRNRQAVKVPSRK